From Actinopolymorpha cephalotaxi, one genomic window encodes:
- a CDS encoding polyprenyl synthetase family protein, with translation MDDLPDAHTADAHTDAYPDDLADSSVAELAEEFPDRLTEEFDRAVDTYLRDLLAAEAEPWTEGLATRLTDRAGDRVSELLADLRGRLAGGKRLRPAFCGWGFVGVDGTPPDDTAVRAAAALELLHTFALVHDDVMDGSSSRRGIPALHTSLQARHTGLGWRGDPRRFGEGLAVLVGDLAFTLAHRIAAGLPDSAARTWHQMCTELVIGQHLDMLGSATGERDADYATSVATLKSGRYTVVRPLQLGAGLAGGSRSLAAAYAEYGNPLGVAFQLRDDLLGAFGDSAATGKPVGEDLREGRPTLLLAVAAERAGPAERRLLDRVGDPGLGDDEVAELTAVLRRTDADVEVEQQVKLAVDRALLALERAPVHPRAVPALRALAEEAAWRQR, from the coding sequence GTGGACGATCTGCCCGATGCACACACCGCCGATGCACACACCGACGCATATCCGGACGACCTGGCCGACAGTTCGGTCGCCGAACTGGCCGAGGAGTTTCCCGACCGGCTGACCGAGGAGTTCGACCGTGCGGTGGACACCTACCTTCGGGACCTGTTGGCCGCGGAGGCCGAGCCCTGGACCGAGGGCCTCGCCACCCGGTTGACCGACCGGGCCGGCGACCGGGTGAGCGAACTCCTCGCCGACCTGCGGGGCCGTCTGGCCGGCGGCAAACGACTGCGTCCCGCCTTCTGTGGCTGGGGTTTCGTGGGAGTGGACGGTACGCCGCCCGACGACACAGCCGTCCGCGCCGCGGCCGCCCTGGAGCTGCTGCACACCTTCGCGCTCGTCCACGACGACGTGATGGACGGCTCGTCGTCGCGCCGTGGCATACCTGCTCTGCACACTTCGCTGCAGGCCCGGCACACCGGGCTCGGCTGGCGTGGCGACCCGCGGCGCTTCGGGGAGGGACTGGCGGTGCTGGTCGGCGACCTCGCGTTCACCCTCGCCCACCGAATCGCCGCCGGCCTGCCCGATTCGGCCGCGCGGACCTGGCACCAGATGTGTACCGAACTCGTGATCGGGCAGCACCTGGACATGCTGGGCAGTGCCACCGGCGAGCGCGACGCCGACTACGCCACATCCGTCGCGACCCTGAAGTCCGGTCGCTACACAGTTGTCCGCCCGCTACAGCTGGGAGCAGGCCTGGCGGGCGGATCGAGGTCGCTCGCAGCGGCGTACGCCGAGTACGGAAATCCGCTCGGTGTCGCGTTCCAGCTGCGGGACGACCTGCTCGGCGCGTTCGGCGACAGCGCCGCCACCGGAAAGCCGGTCGGTGAGGATCTGCGGGAGGGCCGGCCGACCCTGCTGCTGGCGGTAGCCGCCGAACGCGCCGGGCCCGCCGAACGCCGGTTGCTGGACCGGGTCGGCGACCCCGGCCTCGGTGACGACGAGGTGGCCGAGCTGACCGCCGTACTCCGCCGCACCGACGCCGACGTCGAGGTCGAGCAACAGGTCAAGCTGGCCGTCGACCGCGCCCTGCTCGCGCTGGAGCGGGCGCCGGTCCACCCGAGGGCGGTGCCCGCGTTGCGCGCGCTCGCCGAGGAGGCCGCGTGGCGGCAGCGATGA